The Winogradskyella schleiferi genome has a window encoding:
- a CDS encoding AAA family ATPase: MNNRKLDIPEVQQIPQFMKIMDDLSVGNNPYLVGSAGTGKTTIGEKVAYAIKGRAENDGQELPFTIVNCNQWTSPIDIKGGQTISGYKEGALIEAWRDGKVLILDEMPKLDANTAGLLNDALAKSAREDAIIFNGNNEPIKKHRNFGCIATGNVIGKGASGNYVGNNKQDASLLDRFSGCIYRIGFNETLERQLVYPAVVDICLTIRKSILKYEGKEAGDDDTEDIMTLRTMLNFERAYELEMKRETGMKDEFGKTYRKMPNGKTLKDSLHSYFIAMTKEKAEHIKTEINLEGFLNSYKSSGMKQAFIVEFKRRIG; this comes from the coding sequence ATGAACAACAGAAAATTAGACATACCAGAAGTACAGCAGATTCCGCAGTTTATGAAAATTATGGATGATTTAAGCGTTGGAAATAATCCGTATTTGGTAGGAAGCGCCGGAACAGGAAAAACAACCATTGGAGAAAAGGTCGCTTACGCTATAAAAGGTCGCGCAGAAAACGATGGGCAAGAATTGCCATTTACTATTGTGAACTGCAATCAATGGACATCGCCTATTGACATTAAAGGTGGACAGACTATTTCTGGTTACAAAGAAGGTGCGCTTATTGAAGCTTGGCGTGATGGCAAGGTTTTAATCCTGGACGAAATGCCAAAGCTGGATGCCAATACCGCAGGATTATTAAACGATGCGTTAGCAAAAAGCGCTCGTGAAGATGCTATCATTTTTAATGGAAATAATGAGCCAATCAAAAAACATAGAAACTTTGGTTGTATTGCTACTGGTAACGTTATTGGTAAAGGTGCAAGCGGAAACTATGTTGGAAACAATAAGCAAGATGCGTCCTTATTGGATCGTTTTAGTGGTTGTATTTACCGTATAGGTTTTAATGAAACCTTGGAGCGCCAACTCGTTTATCCAGCTGTAGTGGATATCTGTTTGACTATTCGTAAATCTATTTTGAAATATGAAGGAAAAGAAGCTGGCGATGACGATACTGAAGACATTATGACACTTCGTACAATGCTCAACTTTGAACGTGCCTACGAGCTTGAAATGAAGCGAGAAACTGGAATGAAAGATGAGTTTGGCAAGACCTATCGAAAGATGCCCAACGGTAAAACCCTAAAGGATTCTCTACACAGCTACTTCATAGCTATGACGAAGGAAAAAGCAGAACACATTAAGACGGAAATCAATCTTGAAGGTTTTTTAAATTCTTATAAAAGTAGCGGAATGAAGCAGGCTTTTATTGTTGAGTTTAAAAGGCGGATTGGATGA